From Methanosarcinales archaeon, one genomic window encodes:
- a CDS encoding (2Fe-2S)-binding protein, which yields MVKFMLNGAEVQADPNWNLLEAVRFYGIDIPTLCYNEGLTPYGSCRLCVVEVGGGDRTKLVTSCMHPVEEGLEVRTHSKRVIKTRKMIMELLVARCPSSKTLQDMASRLELQEVRFTPLNDDCILCGLCVRMCEEQMVARAIGFAGRGVDRYITTPFDMNSEECRKCGACMHICPVCELRCQGPQAETVLCSGCLNTEPVCANTYDDAMCFMVPCLSCVKRPEDVK from the coding sequence ATGGTCAAGTTCATGTTAAACGGTGCAGAAGTGCAGGCTGATCCCAACTGGAACCTGCTGGAAGCAGTACGGTTCTATGGAATAGACATCCCCACATTGTGCTATAATGAAGGGCTTACTCCCTATGGTTCATGCAGGCTCTGTGTGGTGGAGGTCGGCGGCGGGGACAGGACCAAACTGGTCACCTCATGCATGCATCCTGTGGAAGAAGGGCTGGAGGTACGCACCCACAGCAAACGGGTGATAAAGACCAGGAAAATGATAATGGAACTGCTGGTTGCCCGCTGTCCCAGCTCAAAGACGCTGCAGGATATGGCTTCCAGGCTTGAATTACAGGAGGTCAGGTTCACACCCTTAAACGACGACTGCATACTGTGCGGCCTGTGCGTGCGCATGTGCGAGGAACAGATGGTGGCCAGAGCCATAGGGTTTGCCGGCAGGGGTGTTGACAGATACATCACTACGCCTTTTGATATGAACTCAGAGGAATGCCGCAAATGTGGTGCATGTATGCATATCTGTCCGGTCTGTGAACTTAGGTGCCAGGGACCCCAGGCAGAGACCGTACTGTGCAGCGGGTGTCTCAACACCGAACCGGTATGCGCCAATACCTATGATGATGCCATGTGTTTCATGGTTCCGTGCCTGTCATGTGTGAAAAGACCAGAGGATGTGAAATGA